Proteins from one Mercurialis annua linkage group LG7, ddMerAnnu1.2, whole genome shotgun sequence genomic window:
- the LOC126654731 gene encoding uncharacterized protein LOC126654731 — protein MALRFLKLPLISTCCNKNGDSLCSSSFFSLCKSYPASLTRKWVKQEMHNPFRTYAVAKARKIQAPKKKRRLDEVCLERFQQYSRTFIQSWILQGKVFVDGKKVNKAGTPVSDKSVVEIMAEVPKYVCRAGYKLEAAIEQLGVDVAGKVALDSGLSTGGFTDCLLQYGASFVYGVDVGYGQVADKIRRDERVSVVERTNLRYLTGLPQKVDLVTLDLSFISILLVMPAVVNAMKEDAALVTLVKPQFEARRKQVGSGGIVRDPEVHQEVLEKIIKGVENFGFCSKGWIESPLKGAEGNIEFLVYFSRLPEKNTE, from the exons ATGGCACTGCGGTTTCTTAAGCTTCCATTAATCTCAACATGCTGTAATAAAAATGGCGATTCATTGTGCAGTTCGAGCTTCTTTTCCTTGTGCAAATCTTACCCAGCTAGTCTTACTc gtAAATGGGTCAAACAAGAAATGCACAATCCTTTTAGAACCTATGCTGTTGCCAAGGCAAGAAAGATTCAAGCACCTAAAAA GAAAAGGAGGCTGGATGAAGTATGTCTTGAAAGGTTTCAGCAATACAGCCGGACGTTTATACAGTCATGGATTTTGCAAG GCAAAGTATTTGTAGATGGGAAGAAGGTGAACAAAGCTGGCACACCTGTCTCTGACAAATCAGTTGTAGAGATAATGGCTGAAGTTCCAAAATATGTATGTAG AGCAGGATATAAGTTAGAAGCTGCAATTGAACAGTTGGGTGTTGATGTGGCTGGCAAAGTAGCTCTTGATTCTGGTTTGTCGACCGGAGGATTTACTGATTGCTTGCTTCAATATGGTGCGTCGTTTGTTTATGGTGTTGATGTAGGATATGGACAG GTGGCAGACAAAATTCGCCGAGATGAGCGTGTTAGTGTGGTTGAAAGGACAAACTTAAGATACCTAACTGGACTTCCCCAGAAAGTTGATTTAGTGACTCTAGACCTCTCATTTATCTCTATTCTCCTG GTCATGCCTGCTGTAGTTAATGCTATGAAGGAAGATGCAGCATTAGTCACTTTGGTTAAACCCCAATTTGAAGCTCGCCGAAAACAA GTAGGAAGTGGGGGAATAGTAAGAGATCCTGAAGTCCACCAAGAG GTTCTTGAAAAGATAATAAAGGGCGTAGAGAACTTTGGATTCTGCAGCAAAGGCTGGATCGAGTCTCCTTTAAAAGGCGCTGAGGGCAATATAGAATTTCTAGTTTACTTTAGCCGATTACCTGAGAAAAATACAGAATAA
- the LOC126656625 gene encoding photosystem I reaction center subunit XI, chloroplastic: protein MAATASPMASQLKSSFARGLLTPKGISGSSFRVSPTKRTSSFTVKAIQSEKPTYQVIQPINGDPFIGSLETPVTSSPLVAWYLSNLPAYRTAVNPLLRGIEVGLAHGFLLVGPFVKAGPLRNTEFAGAAGSLAAGGLVVILSVCLTMYGVASFNEGEASTAPGLTLTGRKKEADKLQTADGWAKFTGGFFFGGLSGVTWAYFLLYVLDLPYFVK from the exons ATGGCTGCAACTGCTTCTCCAATGGCTAGCCAGCTGAAGAGCAGCTTTGCAAGAGGCTTGCTTACTCCTAAAGGTATTTCTGGTTCTTCATTTAGAGTCTCGCCCACTAAGAGGACCAGTTCCTTCACTGTCAAGGCAATCCAATCAGAGAAG CCAACTTACCAAGTAATTCAACCGATCAACGGAGACCCATTCATCGGTAGTCTCGAGACTCCAGTAACATCAAGCCCATTGGTAGCCTGGTACCTCTCCAACTTACCTGCATACAGAACAGCAGTCAACCCGCTTCTCCGAGGAATCGAGGTCGGTTTGGCCCATGGGTTCCTTCTAGTAGGCCCATTTGTAAAAGCAGGCCCATTAAGGAACACAGAATTTGCAGGAGCAGCAGGGTCATTGGCAGCAGGAGGATTAGTAGTAATTCTGAGTGTTTGTTTGACAATGTATGGAGTTGCATCATTCAATGAAGGTGAGGCTTCAACTGCTCCTGGTCTGACCTTGACTGGGAGGAAGAAGGAGGCTGATAAGTTGCAGACTGCTGATGGGTGGGCCAAATTTACTGGTGGGTTCTTTTTTGGTGGGCTTTCTGGTGTCACTTGGGCTTACTTTCTTCTCTATGTTCTTGATCTTCCTTACTTTGTAAAGTAG